The nucleotide window CCGACTTCGTTGCGTTCCAGCTGGCAACCTACGCAGCCGCCCAGGCAGCGACGCGCGATTGCATCGTGACGTTTGGCATCACTCCCACGCGACCCGAAACTGGCTACGGCTATATCCGCAGCGGCGAAACCATTGACCAGAACGATGTTCGCGCAGTCGAGCAGTTCGTCGAGAAGCCCAACGCCGAGACGGCCCGAACGTTCCTGGCGTCTGGCGACTACTTCTGGAACGGCGGGATGTTCCTGTTCCGATGCGGCCACTTCCTTGAAGAACTTCGCCGCCTGGAGCCCGAAACCTACGAGCGTTCGCTTCACGCCGTTCAGTACGCACGCCAGGACAACGGTTTCACCCATCTGGATGCCGAAGCGTTTTCCCTCTGCCGCAATGACTCCATTGACTATGCAGTCATGGAGAAAACCCAGCGCATTGCACTGGTCCCCCTCGATGCAGGATGGGAAGACGTGGGTTCGTGGAGTTATCTCGACCACATGCCAAGCGATGACCCGAGCCAGAACCACACCGAAGGCGATGTGTTGCTTGAAGATGCGACGGGTAACCTGGTCCACGCAAGCAGCCGGCTCGTTGCGCTCATCGGCGTCGATGACCACATCGTGGTGGAAACCGATGACGCCGTCCTCGTCGCACCGAAAGATCGTGCCCAGGACATCAAACGGGTCGTTCAATCGCTCAAGCGCGACAAGCGGTCCGAGGTCGAGAACCATCGGCGTGTCTTCCGCCCCTGGGGCTTCTACGAAACCATTGCCGGCGGCGATCGCTTCCAGGTCAAGCGCATATGCGTCAAGCCGGGACAGAAGCTCAGCCTGCAGATGCATTATCACCGCGCCGAGCACTGGGTGATCGTCCGAGGCACGGCACGCGTCACCATCGCGGAAAAGACTTTCATCCTTACCGAAGACCAGTCGACTTACATCCGGCTAGGCAACACGCATCGACTCGAGAACGCCGGACGCATTCCGCTCGAACTGATCGAAGTACAAACCGGTGTGTACCTGGGGGAGGACGACATTGTCCGCTTCAGCGACGCCTACGGCCGCACCGAAGGAACCACTGAGTTGCAGGCAACGCCCGTCCCCACGCCCGCCTGACCTGGCCGGCGCGGCATCGCGAAGGAAAGACCGTGCTTCGCCCGGATGCGAAGTCGTGTACCGGGCACGCCCCGAATAGAGGAATAGCCACTGAAACCGCGCCTCCGGGCGCAGGAGTTAAGCAAGCCAACTGTCGTTCCCTATTCGGAGGAAGCTGCAATGCGCATCAGTATTTTTGGCATGGGCTACGTAGGTGCCGTGTGCGCCGCATGCCTCGCCGATCGCGGCCACACCGTGATCGGCGTGGATATTTCTCAAACCAAAATCGACCTCATCAACAGTGGCCGGTCACCCATCGTGGAGCCAGGCCTGGGAGACCTTCTGGACAAGGGTGTCAGAAGCGGGCGCATCACAGCGACATCCGATACGGCCTACGCCGTGCATAACTCGGATCTGTCAATGGTGTGCGTCGGCACGCCCAGCAAGAAGAATGGCGACCTTGATCTTCACTTCGTGCAGACCGTCGTCGCCGAGATCGGTGCGGCGCTTCGCGACAAGAGCCAGTGGCATACCGTTGTCATTCGCAGCACGGTGTTGCCCGGCACCATTCGCGATGTCGTGCTGCCGCTGCTCGAAGATACATCTCACAAGCGGGCCGGCCGCGAATTTGGCCTCGCCGTGAACCCGGAGTTCCTTCGCGAAAGCACGGCGATCGCCGACTACAACGACCCGCCGATGACCGTCATCGGTGAGTGGGACGAAGCGTCAGGCGACCAGCTTGCCGAACTCTATGCCTCGCTTGCCGCCCCCATCATCCGCAAACCCATCGAAGTGGCAGAGATGGTGAAGTACACCTGCAATGCCTGGCACGCCACGAAGATCGCTTTCGCAAATGAGATCGGCAACATCTCCAAAGAACTGGGTGTCGACGGCCGCGACGTGATGGAAGTGATCTGCCAGGATCACAAGCTCAATCTTTCAAGCTACTACCTGAAGCCGGGCTATGCCTTTGGTGGCTCGTGCCTGCCCAAGGATGTCCGCGCACTTAACTACTGCGCTACTCAGGTCGATGCCCTGCACCCGCTGATCGGGTCGCTGATGCAGAGCAACGAGCTGCATGTGAAGCGGGCCTTCGACCTGGTTACCTCGTTCGGCGATCGTCGCGTCGGCATGCTCGGCCTGAGCTTCAAGGCCCAGACCGACGACCTTCGCGAGAGCCCGCTGGTGGAGCTGGCCGAGATGCTCATCGGCAAAGGTTACGAGCTATCGATATTCGACGAGAACATCGAGTACGCCAAGGTGCACGGCGCCAATCGCGAGTACATCAACAGCAAAATTCCGCACATATCCTCCCTGCTCAATCCGGACCTGGATGAAGTTATCGAAAGCTCCGAAGTCCTGATTGTCGGCCAGCGCGACCAGCATTTCGAAAAGGTGCTCAACGGAGCGCGTGGTGATCGCAAGGTCGTCGACCTGATCGGCATGATGCCGCACGCGTCGACGCCCGAAATGCAGGGCATCTGCTGGTAACGCCGCCATGATGCGGACGCCGGATGCCAGTCGTGGCTTCATCGCCTGCCCCTCCTTGCCCGGCAGCAGTCCTGCTCCGGGCATGGTCGGCAGTTTCCTCATCGATCTCGGTGGCTGGCTACTTTACGTGAGCGCCCTGATCGGCCTGGTCCTGCTGCTCCCACCGCAGGCGTTTGAACCCGGAACACGGATCTTCGTGTTCGCCTTGGGCGTCCTGGGTATGTGGCGTTACAGCCTTCGGGCCGTGCACTTCATCCGGAGCATGATCTTCCTGCATTGGTCGTTCCCCTGGGCTCGCCGGCGCGTACGCAAAGCCGGCGACCTGGGCATGCCGCCACATGTGTACCTGCTGGTGACGAGCTTTCGCATCGATACGCTGACCACGACCAAGGTGTACCAGTCGACGTTCGAGGAAGCCATTGAGTGTGGCGTGCCGACTACGGTCGTTGCCTCCATCGTAGAGATGGGTGACCAGCGCCTGATCCTGGCGTTGTGGGAGTACATGGATCCGCCCGAGCGCGTGCGGCTAAAGATCGTACGCATCCCCGGCACCGGCAAGCGCGATGCCCTCGCCCAGGGTTTCCGCGCCATCTCGCGCGACATGCCGGAACCCAATGCAGTGGTGGCCGTGATCGATGGCGATACGGTTCTCGAGAAAGGCGTCATAGCGCGAACGGCGCCATTCCTTACCACCATGCCCAGCGTCGGCGCACTGACCACCAATGAGTTCTGCGAAGTCGCCGGCAGCTACGCCATGAGCGAATGGCACAAGCTGCGCTTTGCACAGCGTCATCTGAATATGTGCTCGATGGCATTAGGCCGCCGCGTACTGACGCTGACCGGCCGCATGTCGCTGTTTCGTGCATCGATCGTGATCGATCCGGAATTCATCGATGACGTTCAGAACGACTCCGTCGAGCACTGGCGTCTGGGTCGGTTCAAGTTCCTCACCGGTGATGACAAGAGCACCTGGTACAGCCTCATGCGCATGGGCTGGGATACCTACTACGTTCCGGACGCATCCGTGCGTACACTCGAAACACCGCCGGATCCGAAGTTCCTCAAAGCCAGCCGAAAACTGATGTTCCGCTGGTACGGCAACTCGCTGCGCCAGAACAGCCGCGCACTGAAGCTCGGGCCGGGCAAGCTGGGCTGGTTCACCTACTACGTGCTGCTCGACCAGCGGGTGCTGATGTGGACCGGCCTGCTTGGCCTGGCGATGGCCATCGTGGCCAGCATCAAGTTCAGCCCGGTTTACCTGCTGACGTTCCTGCTCTGGGTCGGCATCACGCGCCTGATCATGTCGATGATGTTGCTCGCATCGGGCCATCGCATCGGCCCGGCGTTCCCGGTGCTGCTCTATTACAACCAGGTCATCGGATCGGTCATGAAGATCTTCGTGTTCTTCCGCCTCGACCAGCAGTCCTGGACGCGCCAGAACACCACCCTCGATCGCAACCTCGGCGCCTTCGAACGCCGCTTCAACCATTGGTCCTCATGGGCCATGACTTTTACCGCGACCAGCGTGTTCGCAGCCATCGTCATGTGCCTGCTGAGCCTGTGACGCCCACGAACCGAACAGGACCGCAAGGAAAACCCAACCATGGCTCATGAATCTGTCAATGTGGTGCACGAAACGGAAGTCGAGCGCCAACATCCAAGGGTGCGCATCCCCGCGACCCTGCATCTGGAAGTTCGCGGCCAGGAGCAGACCTTCCGCCTGATCGATATCTCCGCAGGTGGCTTCGCTTTCCATGGGCGCGGCAACAGCTACGACATCGGACGCATGTACCGAGGCACGCTGCGGTTTGCCATCGACCCCATGGGCATGACGCTTCCGGTCAGCTTCCGCGTGCGCAACTTCGACCCCGCCAACCAGCGCGTCGGCGTCACCTTCGAAGACCTCGACGAGCGCCAGACCACCCTGCTTCGCCAACTGATCAATGCGTACATTGCCGGCGAAGTGGTGACGGTGGGCGATGTGATCACCACCTTGTCGCGCAACAACTTCACGCGGGCGCGTACGCAGCAGGTGGCGCGCAAGCCGCAGCCACAACGAACCCGGTCGAGGGCATTCACGCTGACGGGGGTGTTCTTTCTGGTCGGCCTGGCGGCCTTCACCTATGCGTTCTCCCGCTTGTATGGCGTGCTCTTCATCAATCACGCCATCGCCGCCAAAGTGGCCGCACCGAGCTTCGCCATCGCCATGCCCCGCGACGGCACCTACTTCAACCTGATTCCACCCAACGGCAAGGTGAAGAAGGGACAGCCGATCGGCACGTTCCAGGCGGCGATGCTCGACGTCGTGCAGAACGATCCGGGTTCGCTTCATCTGACGCCGCAACAGTTGTCGGACCTGATGGGCGAGACGCTGAAGGGCACGCTGTCGAGCCCCTGCGATTGCACGGTGCAACAGAAGTTCGCGCTGGATTCGCAGTACGTCAATCGCAACCAGCCGCTGGTGACCCTGCTGCCGGAAGACGCCAAGCCCTATGTGCTCGCGCGCTTCCACTTCGACAGCATGCAGGACCTGCGCGTCGGCCGCACCGTCGCCTTTCAGGTCAGCGGTGAGAGCCATGAGCGCTATGGCACCATCCGACAGGTGCGCCTACTGCCCACGCCCATCGGCAACGATGAGCGCGGCAGTGCCAGCGACATCCGTGGCCTCGACAGCCCGGGTACCGTCAGCGACGTGCTGGCCCAGATTGAACCGACGGAAGCCTTGCCACGCGCGATGATCGACCAGCCCGTCGACGTGCAGCTGGGCGACCCGCGCAGCGCGATTGCGGGCCCCATCGACGAAGGCGTGCGTCGCGTGCGCGCCATGCTCGCGAAACTGTGATGAAACGTCCCGTCGCCCGCAGTCTCCTGATGGTGGCGTTTGGTGCCATGACCTGCGCTTCCGCGCAGCAGGCGCCGCCGCCCGCGCAGAACCCGCCCACGGCGGTCGAAGGCGGCGGCATGCCGGACCTGGAGCGCGGCAAGCTCGCCGCACAGATGGGTCATGACGCCGAGGCGGAGAGCAACTTCCTGCCCCTCGCACAGCGCGGCTACACCGAAGCCCAGCTCGCCCTGGCCCGCCTGTACGCGCGTCGGCAGACGACGCAGTCGATGAAGGACGCGATTCACTGGTTCCGCACAGCCGCGCAAAAAGATCCCGTCGACGCTGAAGTCCCCTTGGCGCGCTTGCTGCTAAAGCAGGATGACCCTTCGCAGCTCGATGAATCGCAGCGCCTGTTCCTGCACGCCTGGGAGGAGCGGCAAGACCCGGAAGCGCTGGCTGGCCTGATCGAGCTATACACCGCCTACCCGGAAAAGGATGGCAGCAAGCAGCTTCCAACCCTGGTGGTCACGGCGGAGAAGCTCGACCTGCCGGTGACCAATGGCGCGCTGATCAGCTGGTACCGCAACACGCGCGACGTGCCCGGCCACAACGATCACCTGCTGGCGATGTGTCGCAAGTCGCTGAATATCGCCCCGACGTGTTACGTCGATCTCGTTCGCGACATGCGCGAACGCAAAGATCTCAAGGCCATGCAGCAGATGGTCTCCGCGGCGATGTCGCAGTATGCGCAGGGTCTGGTACCCGTGGCCACTGCATCCGGCCTCGCACGTGCGCTGGTCGCGGCACCCGACGGCGCGCTTGAAGCAGGGGACGACACACCCGTTTCGGACGCCCCGGAAACGGATGCAGAGGACCTGGCGTCAACCGGGGCCTCATCGGGCACGACCACGATGGCGGCATCGCGTTCCTGCGAACAGGATCCGGTCGGCGTGACCAAAGTGGTCAATGCATCGCAGCAGACAGCCGGTGCACCGCCGCCCGTCGCCAACATCGTGCCAACCAGGAACACCGCACCGGCAGCCGCGCCTGGCAATGCCAAGCCAGCCGCCCAGCCGGCACCCGACGCGAATGCACAGCCGGAAATGGCCAACCAGATTCTTGCCAAGCTCGCTGGTGGTTCGCCCGAAGCTCGCGTCGAGGCCGCCGGTGTCGCGGTGCGCTTTCCCTACCTGGCACCGGACCTGGATCTGGAAAACATCCTGCAGGACGGCATGAAGCAGGGTCTGGCCGATGCTCCGCTCTATCTGGGCGAGTTGTACCTGCACGGCGCGCGTGCGCCCCGTGATCCGGAAAAGGCGCTGGACCTGCTCCAGCGCGCCGCGAAACATCCCGATACGGCGCTCGACGCGCAGTACTACATCGGGCGCCTTTATCAGTACGGCTACCTCGACGAGGTGGATCCGCAAAAAGCCATCGATCACCTGCTCTTCGCCGCGCGGCGCGGCTATGTCGCCGCCGACAGCGCTTTGGCGCGGCTTTATTCCTCGGGCAAAGGTGTGTGTCCGGACCTCGTCAACGCATTCGTCTTCGCGCAACTGGGTGCGCGCGACGGCGCCCCTGCGATCCGCACGCTGGCCGGTCAGGTGACCGGTGCGCTCACCCCGCAACAGCGTCAGTCGGCGCAGCGGCTCCTTCGTCAGGAGGAGGCGGCGCGTCAGCAAGTGCCGCAGACCGACCTGGCTGAAGCCACCCCATCCTCACCATGAAAAAGGGAACTGCGATGAGCAAGCTCTCGATCACCGGATGTGGCGTCCTCATGGCGCTGGTTGCCGCCCCCGCCACGGCGGTGGAAACGGATTACGCGCTTAAGACCGACATCGCGGTGGTGGACCAGACACCCGGTGACTTCGGCCGGCAGGACAAGAACCACTCGGTGCAGGCCTATCTCGATGCCACGCCCTGGATGCGTTTTCAGTTCAACCAGCATTGGAGCGGATTCCTGCGCGTGCGCCTGTTTGCGCCGACGGGCATCGTGCAGACCAACGCCAACGACAACAATAACGTCGGCCCCACCAACCAGGCCTTCCTGGGCCTGAAGGAAGCCTGGGTCGATTACGCCGGCTTCCGCTATCCCGGCGAATCCATTCGCCTGGGCCGACAGCGTGTGCGCCAGGACGATGCGATGTATATCGACCAGGACGTCGATTCGGCACGCTGGATCTTCAAAACCACGCTGGTCCAGTCGGAGCTTGGCGTCGGCCGTGAATTCGGAACGTATCGCACCGATGACGTCGGCCTTCCGCCGGATCAGAAACACCGCCTCTACGTGTTCGGCACACTCGGCGGCGAATGGAAGGCCTACCAACGCATCGGCGTGCGCATGATGTATGTCCACGACGACTACAACGTGCCCCAGCCCGGCCAGGTCACCAACGTCGGAACCAAGCTAAGCGCCGGCAACCTGCTGTGGGTGGGCGCGTTCCTGCATAACCACTACTACGACGGTGCCGATGCGCCTCCGTTTGCCTACAACGCATCGATCAACTGGCTGAGCGGTAACCAGCGCACCGCGCTGGTCGATCCCCTTACCCGCGCTGTCACCGACGTCACCGATCGGCGCGTGTCGCATGCCTGGGCGGCGGACGTCGCGGTGCGCTATCGCCTGCCTGTCGAGAAGTTCCCCCTGCAGCTTGGCGCCGCCTATGTGTACAGCAGTGGCGGCCACGGCAACGACCTGTCGTCGCAATACAGCCAGACGGGCCTGCAGAGCAACTATTCCCGCTTCACCGGCACCGACTCGCTCACCCAGCGATTCACCGATGCCTATCGAGCGGACCTCGGCAACCTGAAAGTCGCCACTGCGTTTGCGTCGATGAACATGGGACAGTGGAACACCAGCTTCATCTACAACCACTTCGATCGTGTCCATGGCGACGCACCGGTCTACGCGGAAAACATCTCTGCCCTGCCCGTCAATACCACCGGCTCGCTGGGACAGGGCTACGACCTGGTGGTCACGCGCTTCTTCGGCAAGAAGATCGCCCACACGGATCTGCTCAGCAGCGACGAACCAGCCAGTTCGGTGCGATTCCGTGGCTCGGTCTTCAAGCCCGGTTCGGCCTATGGTCCCAATGCGCGCAACGAGTACCGCGTCAGTCTGGAGCTGGTCCTGTGGATGTAAAGCGCGCCACGCTGGCGTTCGGCCTTGTCGCGCTGCTGCTGGTAAGCAGCGGTGGCGCGGCATGGGCGACGCAGACACCGCCGCAAGCCACCGCCGGACATGGTGCGAAGAAAGGCACCAGGTCTGCGCCCCAGGATCCACACCGAACCGCCAGCGACGACGACGATTCGGATCAGACGGACGGGTCGGACGAAGACGACAACAACCAGGTGGACGCCGCCGCCTTCGAGTCGAATGCCGAGCAACCCAAGAACTACAGCGTCGGCACGGGTTCGGCGCAGAGCCTGATGAAGTGGACGCCGCCGACCATTCCCGACATCGACCAGTACACCGAGGCGGCGGCAATGAAGCGGCTCAAGCGAACGCCGCTCGGGCACGTCCATGTCGGCAGCATGCTCGAACAACCGCAGTTCCGAAACTTCATGGGCCGCGACGAACGCATGCGCGAATGGGCCAAGCGCCAGTCGTCGATGCCCCAGGTCATCTATGTCGGTGGCGGTTACGTGACGCCGCGTGAGATGGCCAGGGCCCTGCCGAAGCAATACTTTGCTGAAACCGAACCCGGCGTCTTCGTTGCCCGGTTGCCGATCGATGTCCTGCCGGGCGCGACGCTTCATATCGGCGATGACGTAAAGGATTTCAGGCTGTCGCTGGACCGCGGTGCTTTCATTGTCAACGAAGGCAACCTGTTCGTCTCACGCAGCCGCCTGGAAGGATGGAACGAGGCGAAGAAGGAACCGTCCATCTTCGAAGACGAGAAGGAATTCCGGCCCTTCGTGGTCTCCTGGGGTGGCTCGGAAACCTATTTCATCCACAGCACCATCGCGCATCTGGGCTATGCGGCCAGCAAGGCGTATGGCATCTCGATCAGCCAGTACAGCCCCTCGGTAGCACCGATCATGAAGAAGCCGCCGCCGACCGGCTGGCTGATCAACTCGGAATTCTTCGACAACTGGTATGGCTTCTACTGCTACGAAGCGGAGGACATGGCCATCGTCGGCAATGTCTACCATGACAACATCAAATACGGCATCGATCCGCACGACCGATCCAAGCGCCTGCTGATTGCGCGAAACACGGTTTACGACACGCGAATCAAACACGGCATCATCGTTTCGCGCGAGGTCAACGAAAGCTGGATCGTCGAAAACACCTCGCACAACAACGGCCTGTCCGGCATCGTCGCCGATCGCAGCAGCATGCATAACGTCATTGCGCTCAACAAGACCTACCGGAACAACTCGGACGGCATCACCATCTATGAGAGCCCGAACACGGTCATCTGGCGCAATCTGGTCACGGCGAACCAACGCCACGGCATACGCGTTCGCAACAGCATCGACGTGCAGTTGCGCGACAACGTTGCCGTGGGCAACACGCTGTCCGGCATCTACGGACACATCGAAAACCTGAGCGATACGGGACGCAATCTGAAGCTCGACCCGTTCCACCCGATCATTTCCATGACCGTGGTGGGCGGCAAGCTCGTGTCCAACGGCTCCGGTCCGATCACGATCGACCAGCCCCTCAGCCTGGAGGTTTACAACGTCGATCTGCGTGAGCCTCGGCGTGAACTTGGCATCCATTTCACGGGCGTGCTCGGCACGTACCAGGAAAAGGTGCTCGACATCATGGTGCGACAGAAGCTTCCGGTGGTGGTGAAACCGGAAACCCTGAGCGTCAGCAGTACGGACAAATGACGCGGAGCGACGACACATGGTCTTCTCATCCAACGTCTTCCTCTTTCTGTTCCTGCCCCTGTTCCTGGCGGTGTACTACCTGACACCCAACCGCGGCCGGGCGCGCAACTCGGTTGTGCTGATCGGCAGCTATCTGTTCTATGCCTGGTGGCGCCTCGATTTCCTCATGCTGTTCGCGTCGGTGACGGTGTGGAATTACTTCGTGGGCCTGTCCATTGCCCGCGTTCCACGGCGCAGTCCGGCTGCGCGACGGCGACTGATCATCGGCGTGGCCGGGAACCTGCTGACACTGGCCTATTTCAAGTACGCCAATTTCGGCGTCAGCAGCATCAACGACGCCCTGGCCGCCACCGGCGGCGGTCAGATCTCGTGGCTGCACGTGATCCTGCCAATCGGCATCTCGTTCTACATCTTCGAATCGATCAGCTACATCGCCGATGTGTACCGGGGAGATACGGAGGCCACGCATCACCCGGTGGATTTCGCCACCTTTATCGCATTGTTTCCGCATCTCATTGCCGGACCGGTATTCCGCTACAAGGACCTGGCCGACCAGTTCGTGCAGCGCGAGCACAGCTGGGAGAAGTTCGGTGAAGGCTCGGTGCGTTTCATGCAGGGTTTCATCAAGAAGGTGCTGATCGCCGATGCCATCGCGCCACTGGCCAACAGTGCATTCGCTCTGACCCATCCGCATACCGCGGACGCCTGGCTCGGCGCGCTCGCTTATACCGCACAGCTCTACTTCGACTTTTCCGGCTACAGCGACATGGCCATCGGTCTTGGTCTCATGATGGGCTTCCGCTTTGTCGAAAACTTCAACCAGCCCTACATCAGCCAGAGCATCACCGAGTTCTGGCGGCGCTGGCACATGAGCCTGTCGGCGTGGCTGCGCGATTACCTTTACATCGCGCTGGGCGGCAACCGAAAAGGCCGTGCACGGACCTACATCAATCTGCTGCTGACGATGCTGCTTGGCGGGCTCTGGCACGGCGCCAGTTGGAACTTCCTGATCTGGGGTGGCTGGCACGGAAGTATGCTTGCCGTCGAGCGCGCTGCCGGTGTGAAGGCCGAATCGCCGCGCTTCCGTCTTCATCGCTGGGCACTGACATTCCTGCTCGTCGTGCTCGGTTGGGTGATGTTCCGCGCGCCCACCGTTACCGATGCCTTTCACGTTTATCGCGCGATGTTCGATTTCCACGGGCACGGTCTGTCGGACGTGTATGCAGGCAGTATCACCTCGCTGCAAGTGATCACGCTTGGACTGGCCATCGTGGTGACCATCGCCACGGGTGCGGCGAGCCTGCGCCCCGCGCCCCGTCCGCCCGTGCGTGCACGCGGCCATCTGGCACTGCAATGGCTGGTGTGGCCGGTCTTCGTCCTGGCGATTCTCAAGCTCTCGGCGCAGAGCTAC belongs to Dyella terrae and includes:
- a CDS encoding mannose-1-phosphate guanylyltransferase/mannose-6-phosphate isomerase, whose translation is MVTPSATLTKSASPILVPVLMAGGTGTRLWPLSREQYPKQFLTLIGPLSLFQQTAQRATGIDNAVAPVVLGSEDHRFVIAEQLQDIEIKPSAILLEPQSRNTLAAAAVAAQHIAVRHGEDAFAFLMAADHYIADFVAFQLATYAAAQAATRDCIVTFGITPTRPETGYGYIRSGETIDQNDVRAVEQFVEKPNAETARTFLASGDYFWNGGMFLFRCGHFLEELRRLEPETYERSLHAVQYARQDNGFTHLDAEAFSLCRNDSIDYAVMEKTQRIALVPLDAGWEDVGSWSYLDHMPSDDPSQNHTEGDVLLEDATGNLVHASSRLVALIGVDDHIVVETDDAVLVAPKDRAQDIKRVVQSLKRDKRSEVENHRRVFRPWGFYETIAGGDRFQVKRICVKPGQKLSLQMHYHRAEHWVIVRGTARVTIAEKTFILTEDQSTYIRLGNTHRLENAGRIPLELIEVQTGVYLGEDDIVRFSDAYGRTEGTTELQATPVPTPA
- a CDS encoding nucleotide sugar dehydrogenase, whose amino-acid sequence is MRISIFGMGYVGAVCAACLADRGHTVIGVDISQTKIDLINSGRSPIVEPGLGDLLDKGVRSGRITATSDTAYAVHNSDLSMVCVGTPSKKNGDLDLHFVQTVVAEIGAALRDKSQWHTVVIRSTVLPGTIRDVVLPLLEDTSHKRAGREFGLAVNPEFLRESTAIADYNDPPMTVIGEWDEASGDQLAELYASLAAPIIRKPIEVAEMVKYTCNAWHATKIAFANEIGNISKELGVDGRDVMEVICQDHKLNLSSYYLKPGYAFGGSCLPKDVRALNYCATQVDALHPLIGSLMQSNELHVKRAFDLVTSFGDRRVGMLGLSFKAQTDDLRESPLVELAEMLIGKGYELSIFDENIEYAKVHGANREYINSKIPHISSLLNPDLDEVIESSEVLIVGQRDQHFEKVLNGARGDRKVVDLIGMMPHASTPEMQGICW
- a CDS encoding glycosyltransferase family 2 protein, with translation MMRTPDASRGFIACPSLPGSSPAPGMVGSFLIDLGGWLLYVSALIGLVLLLPPQAFEPGTRIFVFALGVLGMWRYSLRAVHFIRSMIFLHWSFPWARRRVRKAGDLGMPPHVYLLVTSFRIDTLTTTKVYQSTFEEAIECGVPTTVVASIVEMGDQRLILALWEYMDPPERVRLKIVRIPGTGKRDALAQGFRAISRDMPEPNAVVAVIDGDTVLEKGVIARTAPFLTTMPSVGALTTNEFCEVAGSYAMSEWHKLRFAQRHLNMCSMALGRRVLTLTGRMSLFRASIVIDPEFIDDVQNDSVEHWRLGRFKFLTGDDKSTWYSLMRMGWDTYYVPDASVRTLETPPDPKFLKASRKLMFRWYGNSLRQNSRALKLGPGKLGWFTYYVLLDQRVLMWTGLLGLAMAIVASIKFSPVYLLTFLLWVGITRLIMSMMLLASGHRIGPAFPVLLYYNQVIGSVMKIFVFFRLDQQSWTRQNTTLDRNLGAFERRFNHWSSWAMTFTATSVFAAIVMCLLSL
- a CDS encoding PilZ domain-containing protein translates to MAHESVNVVHETEVERQHPRVRIPATLHLEVRGQEQTFRLIDISAGGFAFHGRGNSYDIGRMYRGTLRFAIDPMGMTLPVSFRVRNFDPANQRVGVTFEDLDERQTTLLRQLINAYIAGEVVTVGDVITTLSRNNFTRARTQQVARKPQPQRTRSRAFTLTGVFFLVGLAAFTYAFSRLYGVLFINHAIAAKVAAPSFAIAMPRDGTYFNLIPPNGKVKKGQPIGTFQAAMLDVVQNDPGSLHLTPQQLSDLMGETLKGTLSSPCDCTVQQKFALDSQYVNRNQPLVTLLPEDAKPYVLARFHFDSMQDLRVGRTVAFQVSGESHERYGTIRQVRLLPTPIGNDERGSASDIRGLDSPGTVSDVLAQIEPTEALPRAMIDQPVDVQLGDPRSAIAGPIDEGVRRVRAMLAKL
- a CDS encoding SEL1-like repeat protein; the protein is MKRPVARSLLMVAFGAMTCASAQQAPPPAQNPPTAVEGGGMPDLERGKLAAQMGHDAEAESNFLPLAQRGYTEAQLALARLYARRQTTQSMKDAIHWFRTAAQKDPVDAEVPLARLLLKQDDPSQLDESQRLFLHAWEERQDPEALAGLIELYTAYPEKDGSKQLPTLVVTAEKLDLPVTNGALISWYRNTRDVPGHNDHLLAMCRKSLNIAPTCYVDLVRDMRERKDLKAMQQMVSAAMSQYAQGLVPVATASGLARALVAAPDGALEAGDDTPVSDAPETDAEDLASTGASSGTTTMAASRSCEQDPVGVTKVVNASQQTAGAPPPVANIVPTRNTAPAAAPGNAKPAAQPAPDANAQPEMANQILAKLAGGSPEARVEAAGVAVRFPYLAPDLDLENILQDGMKQGLADAPLYLGELYLHGARAPRDPEKALDLLQRAAKHPDTALDAQYYIGRLYQYGYLDEVDPQKAIDHLLFAARRGYVAADSALARLYSSGKGVCPDLVNAFVFAQLGARDGAPAIRTLAGQVTGALTPQQRQSAQRLLRQEEAARQQVPQTDLAEATPSSP
- a CDS encoding alginate export family protein, translated to MSKLSITGCGVLMALVAAPATAVETDYALKTDIAVVDQTPGDFGRQDKNHSVQAYLDATPWMRFQFNQHWSGFLRVRLFAPTGIVQTNANDNNNVGPTNQAFLGLKEAWVDYAGFRYPGESIRLGRQRVRQDDAMYIDQDVDSARWIFKTTLVQSELGVGREFGTYRTDDVGLPPDQKHRLYVFGTLGGEWKAYQRIGVRMMYVHDDYNVPQPGQVTNVGTKLSAGNLLWVGAFLHNHYYDGADAPPFAYNASINWLSGNQRTALVDPLTRAVTDVTDRRVSHAWAADVAVRYRLPVEKFPLQLGAAYVYSSGGHGNDLSSQYSQTGLQSNYSRFTGTDSLTQRFTDAYRADLGNLKVATAFASMNMGQWNTSFIYNHFDRVHGDAPVYAENISALPVNTTGSLGQGYDLVVTRFFGKKIAHTDLLSSDEPASSVRFRGSVFKPGSAYGPNARNEYRVSLELVLWM
- a CDS encoding right-handed parallel beta-helix repeat-containing protein; the encoded protein is MDVKRATLAFGLVALLLVSSGGAAWATQTPPQATAGHGAKKGTRSAPQDPHRTASDDDDSDQTDGSDEDDNNQVDAAAFESNAEQPKNYSVGTGSAQSLMKWTPPTIPDIDQYTEAAAMKRLKRTPLGHVHVGSMLEQPQFRNFMGRDERMREWAKRQSSMPQVIYVGGGYVTPREMARALPKQYFAETEPGVFVARLPIDVLPGATLHIGDDVKDFRLSLDRGAFIVNEGNLFVSRSRLEGWNEAKKEPSIFEDEKEFRPFVVSWGGSETYFIHSTIAHLGYAASKAYGISISQYSPSVAPIMKKPPPTGWLINSEFFDNWYGFYCYEAEDMAIVGNVYHDNIKYGIDPHDRSKRLLIARNTVYDTRIKHGIIVSREVNESWIVENTSHNNGLSGIVADRSSMHNVIALNKTYRNNSDGITIYESPNTVIWRNLVTANQRHGIRVRNSIDVQLRDNVAVGNTLSGIYGHIENLSDTGRNLKLDPFHPIISMTVVGGKLVSNGSGPITIDQPLSLEVYNVDLREPRRELGIHFTGVLGTYQEKVLDIMVRQKLPVVVKPETLSVSSTDK